Proteins encoded in a region of the Takifugu flavidus isolate HTHZ2018 chromosome 8, ASM371156v2, whole genome shotgun sequence genome:
- the sarnp gene encoding SAP domain-containing ribonucleoprotein, producing the protein MAEVVELQKLKLAELRQECDARGLATKGNKGELIARLQAYLDEHEDDVDVDDVLVEDAEDFTKSESDGVVNDIKDPESSVETLAEKKVVKISPASTASERLQKRAERFSLPASAESKKALRAARFGLPAEGSGSSAGAAGDSKAPVNIDQLKKRAERFGMNVSTISQKIEEDERLKKRKERFGALTSGRAAGAADTEAKKRKRAERFGIV; encoded by the exons ATGGCGGAAGTGGTAGAGCTGCAGAAACTGAAG CTTGCTGAACTGAGGCAGGAGTGCGATGCCCGAGGGCTGGCAACCAAAGGCAACAAAGGGGAGCTGATTGCTCGGCTCCAAGCGTACCTGGATGAGCACG AAGATGATGTGGATGTTGATGACGTGCTGGTCGAGGACGCCGAG GACTTCACCAAATCTGAAAGTGACGGCGTCGTAAACGACATCAAGGACCCTGAATCATCTGTCGAAAC ACTCGCTGagaagaaggtggtgaagaTAAGCCCCGCGTCCACTGCCAGTGAA AGATTACAGAAGAGAGCTGAACGTTTCAGCCTGCCTGCATCTGCTGAAAGCAAAAAGGCTTTGCGTGCGGCGAG GTTTGGTTTGCCGGCCGAGGGCTCCGGATCATCTGCAG gtgctgctggcgACAGTAAAGCTCCT GTGAACATCGATCAGCTGAAGAAAAGGGCCGAGAGGTTCGGGATGAACGTTTCAACCATCTCTCAGAAG ATTGAGGAAGATGAaaggctgaagaagaggaaggagcggTTCGGAGCCTTGACGAGTGGcagagcagctggtgctgctgacacGGAG GCGAAGAAAAGGAAGCGTGCTGAAAGATTTGGAATTGTGTGA
- the jph2 gene encoding junctophilin-2 has product MSGGRFEFDDGGAYCGGWEGGKAHGHGICTGPKGQGEFSGSWNYGFEVVGVYTWPSGNTFEGYWSQGKRHGLGVETKGHWIYKGEWTHGFKGRYGTRINAGSGAKYEGTWNNGLQDGYGTETYADGGTFQGQFTGGMRHGYGVRQSVPYGMAAVVRSPLRTSLTSLRSEHSNGTVLQQDVPIITATNASGEETPIATPTQLGPSRGGFALTLHVDPEAVKPKKKGLFRRSSLLGKLKKSESSTSLSSQKSKISFLRSESALSSNASDTNSTISIGDESLAGAEDFPPVEADIDATTTEVYMGEWKNDKRSGYGISERSSGLKYEGEWLNNQRHGYGCTTFAEGGKEEGKYVNNMLVKAMKKRVIQLKGNKIKHKVERAVEGAQRAAAIAKQKAEIASSRTTHAKAKADAAEQAAQASNSESSIARLVAKELSPSFYQPGPEYLKKRVLQEAAEGSENTDIVIHEPLLAEDEPLPTPPESPLMNELVSLMPDSSSGRTPSPSPGIISKEHPKLLSPGSWNEDKISKGAGSRGNSKPNSRSSSRPSTPSTSAPTSAGPEGGGAPNGRGPSRTPSQHSQSSKMEPGSDLEIKPLQKFDSETRAPGVTPAAPPAAPPAAAPPAPAPPAAAPAPPARNGLIPKDEEEEELRPAAKVTPKAPEPKLPVFKANQEPDALTPQSRGEPREGSRPSSKAEAKTFPRRQPSPAPPPKPAPPKPASKPEPKPAPHPVEAKAAVEKPKAEPKQKVVISGQSSERGPELEELEGPNTIMICMVILLNVGLAILFVHILS; this is encoded by the exons ATGAGCGGAGGTCGGTTCGAGTTCGACGACGGTGGAGCTTATTGCGGAGGCTGGGAGGGGGGCAAAGCTCACGGCCATGGCATCTGCACTGGGCCCAAAGGCCAGGGAGAGTTCTCCGGCTCCTGGAACTACGGTTTCGAAGTGGTGGGAGTCTACACCTGGCCCAGCGGGAACACCTTCGAGGGCTACTGGTCGCAGGGGAAGCGTCATGGTCTGGGAGTGGAGACCAAAGGACACTGGATTTACAAAGGGGAATGGACTCATGGCTTCAAAGGAAGATACGGGACCCGGATCAATGCTGGTAGTGGAGCAAAGTATGAAGGGACGTGGAATAACGGGCTTCAGGATGGATATGGAACAGAAACATATGCTGATGGAG GCACGTTCCAAGGACAGTTCACAGGTGGGATGCGGCACGGCTACGGAGTCCGTCAGAGTGTCCCGTATGGGATGGCAGCAGTGGTTCGCTCCCCTCTCCGTACCTCCTTGACCTCCCTCCGCAGTGAGCACAGCAACGGCACCGTGCTGCAGCAGGACGTCCCCATCATCACCGCCACCAACGCTTCAGGAGAGGAGACCCCCATCGCCACCCCCACCCAGCTGGGGCCCTCCCGTGGAGGCTTCGCCCTCACCCTCCATGTGGACCCGGAAGCCGTCAAACCCAAGAAGAAAGGTCTGTTCCGCAGGAGCTCCCTGCTGGGAAAGCTGAAGAAGTCAGAGTCCAGCACCTCTCTGTCCAGCCAGAAGAGCAAGATCAGCTTCCTCAGGTCGGAGTCGGCCCTGAGCTCCAACGCCAGTGACACCAACTCCACCATCAGCATCGGGGACGAGAGTCTGGCCGGGGCGGAAGATTTCCCCCCCGTGGAGGCCGACATCGACGCCACCACCACAGAGGTCTACATGGGCGAGTGGAAGAACGACAAGCGCTCCGGATACGGAATAAGTGAGAGGTCCAGTGGGCTGAAGTACGAGGGCGAGTGGCTGAACAACCAGAGGCACGGCTACGGCTGCACCACCTTCGccgagggagggaaggaggagggcaAATACGTCAACAACATGCTGGTGAAGGCCATGAAGAAGAGGGTGATCCAGCTGAAGGGAAACAAGATCAAGCACAAGGTGGAGCGGGCGGTGGAGGGCGCCCAGAGGGCCGCAGCCATCGCCAAGCAGAAGGCGGAGATCGCCTCCTCCAG gacCACTCATGCCAAAGCCAAAGCAGACGCGGCCGAACAAGCGGCTCAGGCCTCCAACAGCGAGTCCAGCATCGCCCGACTGGTGGCCAAAGAGCTCTCGCCGTCCTTCTACCAGCCCG GTCCGGAGTACCTGAAGAAGAGGGTGTTGCAGGAGGCGGCGGAGGGCAGCGAGAACACAGATATCGTCATTCACGAGCCGCTGCTGGCCGAGGATGAGCCCCTGCCAACGCCACCGGAAAGCCCCCTCATGAACGAACTGGTCAGCCTGATGCCGGACTCGTCCTCCGGCCggaccccctcccccagccctgGCATCATCAGCAAGGAACACCCCAAACTGCTCAGTCCGGGAAGCTGGAATGAAGATAAAATCAGCAAAGGCGCTGGTAGTCGGGGCAACAGTAAACCCAACAGCAGGTCCAGCAGTCGCCCCTCCACTCCCTCAACCTCTGCTCCCACCTCGGCCGGCccggaggggggaggggccccCAACGGTCGCGGACCCTCCCGTACCCCGAGCCAGCATAGTCAGAGCAGCAAGATGGAACCAGGCTCCGACCTGGAGATCAAGCCCCTGCAGAAGTTTGACTCGGAGACAAGAGCTCCAGGCGtgactcctgctgctcctcctgctgctcctcctgctgctgctcctcctgctcctgctcctcctgctgctgctcctgctcctcctgcaagAAACGGCCTCATCCctaaagatgaagaagaagaagaactccGCCCAGCAGCCAAAGTGACCCCCAAAGCCCCAGAGCCCAAACTCCCCGTGTTCAAAGCCAACCAGGAACCAGACGCACTCACCCCTCAGAGCAGAGGCGAGCCCAGAGAGGGGAGTCGGCCATCCAGCAAAGCAGAAGCAAAGACCTTCCCCAGGAGGCAACCCAGCCCGGCTCCGCCCCCAAAACCCGCGCCCCCAAAACCTGCATCTAAGCCTGAACCCAAACCAGCGCCACATCCAGTGGAGGCCAAAGCTGCTGTGGAAAAACCCAAAGCAGAACCCAAACAAAAGGTGGTGATTTCAGGTCAGAGCAGCGAACGCGGCccagaactggaggagctggag GGTCCCAACACCATCATGATCTGCATGGTCATCCTGCTCAACGTCGGCCTGGCCATCCTCTTCGTGCACATTTTGTCATGA
- the gdap1l1 gene encoding ganglioside-induced differentiation-associated protein 1-like 1: MASSNHVTPTNCSWWPISAMDEEGKVTDGEECEEPAAELKPFNKDRLVLYHWTQSFASQKVRLVISEKGLVCEERDVSLPLQEHKEPWFMRLNLGEEVPVFLHGDTIISDYNQIIDYLEKTFVGDSVAQLIPDAESPLYGRVQQYRQLLDALPMDAYTHGCILHPELTTDSMIPKYATAEIRRHLANAATELMKLDHEEPQLTEPYLSKQKKLMAKILDHDNVNYLKKILGELSMVLDQVEAELEKRKLEYQGQKCELWLCGPEFTLADVCLGALLHRLKFLGLSRKYWEDGSRANLQSFFTRVQKRYAFRKVLGDIHTTLLSAVLPNAFRLVKKKPPSFFGASFLMGSLGGMGYFAYWFLKKKYM, encoded by the exons ATGGCGTCTTCCAACCATGTTACCCCCACCAACTGTAGCTGGTGGCCCATCTCCGCGATGGACGAGGAAGGTAAAGTCACAGACGGGGAGGAGTGCGAGGAGCCGGCGGCGGAGCTGAAGCCCTTCAACAAAGACAGGCTCGTCTTGTACCACTGGACGCAGTCATTCGCCTCCCAGAAG GTACGTCTGGTCATTAGCGAGAAGGGTCTGGTCTGTGAGGAGAGGGATGTGAGCCTACCGCTGCAGGAACACAAGGAACCCTGGTTCATGAGGCTCAACCTGGGGGAGGAGGTGCCCGTCTTCCTCCATGGAGACACCATCATCAGCGACTACAACCAGATTATAGATTACCTGGAGAAAACCTTTGTGGGAG ATTCGGTGGCTCAGCTGATCCCCGACGCTGAGTCGCCTCTCTACGGGCGCGTGCAGCAGTACCGGCAGCTTCTGGACGCTCTGCCCATGGACGCTTACACGCACGGCTGCATCCTCCATCCAGAGCTCACCACCGACTCCATGATCCCAAAGTACGCCACCGCAGAAATACGGA gacaTTTGGCCAATGCTGCCACAGAGCTGATGAAGCTGGACCACGAGGAGCCCCAGCTGACAGAACCCTACTTGTCCAAGCAGAAGAAACTCATG GCAAAAATCTTGGACCACGATAACGTGAACTACCTGAAGAAGATTCTGGGagagctgtccatggtgctggacCAGGTGGAGGCTGAACTGGAGAAAAGGAAACTGGAGTATCAAG GTCAGAAGTGCGAGCTGTGGCTTTGTGGACCTGAATTTACGCTAGCTGATGTTTGCCTCGGTGCCTTGTTGCACAGGCTCAAGTTTCTGGGACTTTCTAGGAAATACTGGGAGGACGGCAGCCGAGCCAACCTGCAGAGCTTTTTTACGCGTGTGCAAAAACGCTACGCTTTCCGAAAGGTGCTGGGCGACATCCACACGACCCTGCTGTCAGCAGTGCTACCCAACGCCTTCCGACTGGTAAAAAAGAAGCCGCCTTCCTTCTTCGGGGCCTCTTTCCTTATGGGCTCACTGGGAGGGATGGGCTACTTTGCCTactggtttttaaaaaagaaatatatgtAG